In Pelmatolapia mariae isolate MD_Pm_ZW linkage group LG8, Pm_UMD_F_2, whole genome shotgun sequence, one genomic interval encodes:
- the LOC134633342 gene encoding dual specificity protein phosphatase 13A-like produces MSALRSKRKEYLSVKDLQKLLDSCKLHLNQIDEVWPNIYIGNVAVAQNKAALLKLGITHVLNAAHSKRGSIGNQSFYGNDFVYCGIPADDSTHFDLDVYFQPAADFIHKALKSPDGKVLVHCIMGMSRSSTLVLAYLMIYHHLPLKQALQKLIQKRAIYPNRNFLALLLDLDLQLTKKKKTCRIL; encoded by the exons ATGTCAGCGCTGAGAAGCAAGAGAAAAGAATATCTAAGTGTGAAGGATTTGCAGAAGCTTTTGGACTCCTGCAAGCTGCACCTCAATCAAATTGACGAAGTGTGGCCGAACATATACATAGGAAATGT GGCAGTAGCCCAAAACAAGGCTGCCTTGCTGAAATTAGGTATAACTCATGTATTAAACGCTGCTCACTCCAAGCGAGGCAGCATAGGGAACCAAAGCTTTTATGGCAACGACTTTGTGTATTGTGGCATTCCAGCAGATGACTCGACACACTTTGATCTGGATGTTTACTTTCAGCCTGCAGCCGATTTCATTCACAAAGCTCTGAAGTCACCTGATG GGAAAGTTCTGGTGcactgcatcatgggaatgaGCCGGTCATCGACCTTGGTTTTGGCATACCTCATGATCTACCATCATCTCCCACTCAAACAGGCTTTGCAGAAGCTGATCCAGAAAAGAGCCATCTACCCCAACAGAAATTTCCTGGCTTTGCTGTTGGATCTGGATCTTCaactgacaaagaaaaagaaaacatgtcgGATCCTGTAG
- the LOC134633328 gene encoding dual specificity protein phosphatase 13B-like has translation MPRGLSCLASPEGAEGRYETPPASELQRLMWTKKGTSNHLDEVHPGIYIGDMFFPFRYAAKDKRTLQAHRITHVLNAADGKFSVNTGPSFYRDTAITYHGVEAFDMPSFDLSPFFYPAANFIKSALSSPTGKVFVHCAMGLSRSSTLVLAYLMIHENMTLVDAIKAVGANRNICPNDGFLEQLRALDTKLHCQGLSRSFNGRT, from the exons ATGCCCAGAGGCCTCAGCTGCCTGGCGAGCCCTGAGGGGGCAGAAGGCCGGTATGAAACCCCCCCAGCTTCAGAGCTTCAGAGACTGATGTGGACAAAAAAAGGGACCAGTAACCATCTGGATGAGGTTCATCCCGGGATCTACATCGGAGACATGT TTTTTCCCTTTAGGTACGCAGCCAAAGACAAAAGGACTCTCCAGGCTCATCGCATCACCCACGTGCTTAACGCAGCTGATGGGAAGTTCAGTGTGAACACAGGGCCCAGCTTCTACCGAGACACTGCAATCACTTATCATGGAGTCGAAGCTTTTGACATGCCATCCTTTGACTTGAGTCCCTTCTTTTACCCAGCGGCCAATTTCATCAAGAGCGCTTTGAGCTCTCCCACAG GTAAAGTCTTCGTCCACTGTGCAATGGGCCTCAGCCGCTCATCCACCTTGGTTCTGGCTTACCTGATGATCCATGAGAACATGACGCTGGTGGACGCCATCAAAGCTGTGGGCGCCAACAGGAACATTTGTCCCAATGACGGGTTCTTGGAGCAGCTCCGAGCACTGGACACAAAGCTCCACTGCCAGGGATTATCCAGGAGCTTCAACGGGCGGACGTAA
- the LOC134633498 gene encoding dual specificity phosphatase 29-like translates to MTSKEEPKYQTPPTCDLLSLLLKNRRPTGAVNEVWPNLYIGDAAAARDKTLLAKLEITHVVNAADGPQHIDTGPGFYADASILYHGVEAPDCKDFDLSPFFSETADFIHGALSQKGKVLVHCARGISRSAALTLAFLMIKERLTLVEAGEVVCRHRNILPNVGFLNQLRELDSSLFT, encoded by the exons ATGACCTCAAAGGAGGAGCCAAAGTATCAGACACCACCCACCTGCGATCTGCTCAGCCTTCTGTTGAAGAACAGACGCCCCACTGGAGCTGTCAACGAGGTTTGGCCcaacctctacatcggagatgC GGCTGCAGCTCGGGATAAAACCCTGTTAGCGAAACTGGAAATAACACACGTGGTGAATGCTGCAGATGGCCCCCAGCACATTGACACCGGGCCAGGTTTCTACGCAGACGCCAGCATACTGTATCACGGAGTAGAGGCACCAGACTGTAAAGATTTTGACTTGAGCCCTTTCTTCAGTGAGACGGCTGATTTTATTCATGGTGCTCTGAGCCAAAAAG GGAAGGTGCTCGTCCACTGCGCTCGGGGAATCAGCCGCTCGGCAGCTCTTACGCTGGCCTTCCTCATGATCAAAGAAAGgctcacactggtggaggctgGGGAGGTTGTGTGCCGGCACAGAAACATCCTCCCAAATGTTGGATTTCTGAACCAGCTCCGTGAGCTGGACTCATCCCTATTCACGTAG
- the LOC134633830 gene encoding dual specificity phosphatase 29-like, which translates to MASRESKTGTKINVTQAAEESSPVDDYSTPGGYELEKILNRGSVAYTHVNDVWPNVFIGDEDTAKDKYTLKKLGITHILNAAEGTWNNVDTGAGYYSDMDIVYYGVVAEDVATFDLSQYFFSAAQFIEKTLSNPQNKLLVHCVMGRSRSATLFLAYLMICENMTVVDAIEHVKKRRRIIPNWGFLKQLRELDQHLLEKRGDNSVQVERLQKSNINKNTSTSCVLHAIH; encoded by the exons ATGGCTTCTCGCGAGTCGAAGACTGGCACAAAGATAAATGTTACTCAGGCAGCTGAGGAATCCAGTCCAGTGGATGATTATTCCACACCTGGGGGCTATGAGTTGGAGAAAATCCTCAACCGAGGGAGTGTGGCTTACACTCATGTCAACGACGTTTGGCCTAATGTCTTTATTGGGGATGA GGACACTGCAAAGGACAAGTACACACTGAAGAAGCTGGGAATTACGCATATCCTGAATGCAGCAGAGGGGACGTGGAACAATGTGGACACTGGAGCTGGCTACTACAGTGACATGGACATTGTATACTATGGTGTAGTAGCAGAAGACGTCGCAACCTTTGACCTCAGCCAGTATTTTTTCTCTGCTGCCCAGTTTATTGAGAAGACACTGAGCAATCCTCAGA ATAAACTGCTGGTGCACTGCGTAATGGGAAGGAGTCGGTCCGCCACACTTTTCCTCGCCTATCTCATGATCTGTGAGAACATGACGGTGGTCGATGCCATAGAGCACGTAAAAAAACGCAGGCGTATCATCCCTAACTGGGGCTTTTTGAAGCAGCTGCGAGAGCTGGACCAGCACCTCTTGGAGAAAAGGGGGGA CAACTCTGTACAGGTAGAAAGATTACAAAAGAgcaatataaacaaaaacacaagtacAAGTTGCGTTTTACATGCAATCCATTAG